One genomic segment of Paenibacillus sp. FSL H8-0332 includes these proteins:
- a CDS encoding LysR family transcriptional regulator: MELLQLQYFIAVARLEHMTEAAHRLHVTQSSLSKTIQRLEEDLGVPLFDRSGRKLRLNEPGRRFLERAEKALFELEQGKQELKDLSSLESGTLELAVTTASTLPGILRAFRLKQPDIHFHVQMLPMQEMITLLQRGEVDFCLSSPPVRGEDLECQVVCNDHIYLAVPAGHHLADHKSLALIELKDEWFVGVKQGYGIRDLVDSVCQASGFLPRYVYEGDEPARLIDLVEAGIGLAFIPGTARNTQDRIRLIPLEDQGLVREIALLWHKNRYISQAGLIFREVVIEYFAKL; this comes from the coding sequence ATGGAACTTCTTCAATTGCAGTATTTCATCGCGGTTGCCCGTCTGGAGCATATGACCGAGGCTGCACACAGGCTGCATGTTACCCAATCCTCCCTGAGTAAGACTATTCAACGGCTGGAGGAGGATCTCGGAGTTCCATTGTTCGACCGTAGCGGGAGGAAGCTGCGGTTGAACGAGCCGGGACGCAGATTTCTTGAGCGTGCAGAGAAGGCGCTGTTTGAATTGGAGCAGGGGAAGCAGGAGCTTAAGGACCTGTCCAGCCTGGAGTCCGGCACCCTTGAATTAGCGGTAACCACCGCAAGCACATTGCCCGGGATTCTCCGGGCGTTTCGCCTTAAGCAGCCGGACATCCATTTTCACGTACAAATGTTGCCCATGCAGGAGATGATTACTCTTCTCCAGCGGGGAGAAGTTGATTTCTGCTTGTCCTCCCCTCCGGTCAGAGGGGAAGATTTGGAATGTCAGGTGGTCTGTAACGATCACATTTACCTTGCCGTTCCAGCCGGGCACCACCTGGCCGACCATAAGAGCCTCGCCTTGATAGAGCTTAAGGATGAGTGGTTTGTGGGTGTCAAACAAGGCTACGGGATTCGTGATCTGGTGGATTCCGTCTGCCAGGCTTCAGGATTCCTGCCACGCTATGTGTATGAAGGAGACGAACCGGCCCGCTTGATTGACCTGGTGGAAGCCGGAATCGGCCTGGCCTTCATACCGGGTACGGCGAGGAATACGCAGGATCGTATCCGTCTGATTCCGCTGGAGGACCAGGGACTGGTCAGGGAAATAGCCTTGTTATGGCATAAGAATCGCTATATTTCACAGGCGGGCCTGATTTTCCGCGAGGTTGTTATCGAGTATTTCGCTAAGCTATAA